Within Dreissena polymorpha isolate Duluth1 chromosome 13, UMN_Dpol_1.0, whole genome shotgun sequence, the genomic segment aaatgatatgtatattaattttttgcgagaactttggttacaatcattaaatgcacaaaaagaaataggttttcaattttatttcatctccccactcattccatcccgcgaaacccttaaggtgtcgcaactctagtaattaaatttatataaaatatgtaaaaaaaacttatcaaacatatatttcaatataaattaaaataaaagttaagaagaacatgtgtcgaaaatgcaaaaagccagatatttaattcggaaatcgaaaatgtctgtacactcacattcgccagcatgtaaattgTGCATGTACgatttaaatctaaatttagtttaccgattaattttaaattcctgcaacgatatctattcatacgacacacgaacactaactaaaaagacgaatgcttcggttattgtaggaaaataagctcggggcgcttatttgtttatgctgcattttatgaaattcgtctccAATGTATGGCTTGTTCTCATTGAGTCGTGGGTTCCCTTTGTGTCGTGGTTATAGAGATCGCGTGAAATCACTTGAAAGAACGTTCGCAGGCGCTGCAGTTCGTTCCGGTAAAAAGTTTGACAGAATCGGCGTTCATTTTACAGAtcgaaaatgcgtcaaaaacaggtAAATAATTCAATTAACCATAACCCGATGCATTtttatacagtgctccagctagcaataaatagaggggcgctgcgcccctctaaaatttgcccccttaaaaagcgcccctctatttttctgtcaaatgcccttttgatctctaaattcctgttttccggccgtataaatcgccagaaacatcgacatgaatacacagataacacccttgcCGGTACATGACTGCCTGGGCGTActaagtcaacacattgtgaacaaacaagccccaagggcatggtttgttatcatatcattaattagccttttgttgcagacgatagtaacatgctgtgaaagattatctctgaggtcacgcttggttaggcacaatcacactcgaatgaaatcaaactcagcactattgacTTTTTTtacttctgaattctttggctatgattttttgtttgccaaaatagtgatttttaattcaaaacacctattaaaatttgaaaattaatcatcttttttaaTGTGAATATGCGGTTAATTTTAAGTCCGAAATTACAGCATTGAAAAAcgtatttgtgtttggattttatttcagaactttaaaacactgtctgttctcaatcatgatgaattttaacatgaataggggcagacagttgttatttcaacaaataaagagcttgtttggatggaggatttatcactctgcaagtaaaatgtaattttgataatgttatatattttcgcgacctagcAAAACTGCCAACGTTGTTGACATtaattagttgaaataacgtgttgtaaaataaatatatcaatgtttcatttctaatctccagactggatgctacttcatggtgacattgatcattgttcagactttaaatttgtcaatatagattattgttttaattaatatgattaatattatTGTGGAAAAACATTGGCTCACAgttattcaaagtaacaaattaAGTGATGACAGTCACAACATttatttgacccagtgaaacccctgaatttatttcatgttttcttcatttcttctacaaggccactgatgcttaaactggaacctgaaagattaacatgcagttcaatgatgataggtgataaaaaaacatcaaaatcccccccccacacacacaaaccggaaagaaatatgatatctacatatctctaatgcgtgtagtcggatgctagcccaagtcggttaTGAAATTGGCTAcgaagttgttttccttagcgccaatgtagatagtaatatatttattataatttcattacacaaaatgaggaacagcatacaattggtgaaaacattcaatgcactaatgtttacaattcataagtatatagtataagcAAAGTATATTCTTAAGTATATtaataaccaaatgccctattttccaaaattacgcgtgaaatttgccctttttggggaagctcccctctattttgaaaagctggctggagcactgtaaataaacacaaataaacactATTTCTACCCTTATATTGTTTCTTAGTAACACAAAATCCCCTATTTATGAGTATTTCCCATGTTACATCGTCTGTTTGACATTTTTACACAAATGACGGTTTGCGCATGCGCGAAGCACTTGCTGTAAACACACTAAAGTTTAGGTCACACTCAACCAATTGTTCCttaattgaattgttaaaatcaatTGAGAAACAATGGGTTCACTTTGAGAATTCcaatgaaacacatttttgtttttatttttcagaaacaaCCTATCAGACTGATGAAATGCAAGGCATATTCTAGGGAAATGATGATGAGTGCATACAAGGCAGTGAAAGATGACCATTTGCCAGTTGATAGAGCAGCAATCATGTATGGTGTGCCAAAACAAACACTGAGGGACAGAGTGTTGAACAAAGTCAAGATCAGCTCAAGGTGGGGAAAAGATTCATTATTCACCCATGAAGAAGAAGAATTGCTTGTTAGCCATCTGGAAGGGTTGGCCCAGGTTGGGTATGGCATTAATCGCTCTCAGTTGAACATTCTTGCAGGTGATTTGGCTGTGAAACTGGGTAGACGTTTAACTGACTCCAAACTAAGCAACAACTGGTATTATGCATTCTTGAGACGATGGACACACAGGCTGAAAGTCATTAAACCAAGGGGTCTTTCATCAACAAGAGCAGCCGCTGTCACACAGGAGAATATTGACAGCTACTTCAGGGATTTGGATGCTTTTCTTACCAAGTACTCCCTGAAGTGTAAGCCACATCTAATTTATAATCTGGATGAGACTGGCATTCAGCCAGAGCATCGACCATCAAAGGTTATCACAGGAGTTTCGTCAAGCAAAACTCAAGCTGTCACCTCTCCGAATACAGGCACCACAACCATTGTAGCGTGCGTAAATGCGGCCGGAACAGCTCTACCCCCTTACTATGTGTTCAAGGGAAAACGGACAAACGATGACCTATTGAAAAATGCAGCAGTTGGTGCCAACTACGCCATGTCGGATTCTGGATGGGTAAACGGGGAGGTATTGATGAAGTACCTTGAAGAACACTTTCTGAAATTTGTTCAACGAGGATCAGGCGACATTTCCCAACCTATACTGCTCATATATGATGGCCATGCTTCACATGTCTCCATTGACATAGTCAACTGGGCAAGAGAGCACAATGTCATACTGTTTGTGCTACCCCCACACAGTTCTCATGCCCTCCAACCATTGGACATTACATGTTTTGGGCCGTTCAAGTCTATTTTCCACAATGAATGCCATCTATACATGGCTAAGCAGAGGGGAAGAGTCATAACAAAATATGACATAGCTGACTTGTCCGGGAAGGCTTACTTAAAATCCATGACACCAGCAACAATCCAGTCTGGATTCCGGAAAGCTGGCATATCGCCATTTGATCCGACAAAAGTACCAGCAGAAATGATAGTGCCGTCTAAATCATTCCCCAAAATCATTCCAGAATTGCCAATTAGGACCATGAAAGAGCTCCTAGATGAAAAGTTAATGGAAACAGCTCCAAAAGCCAAACTTGAAAAACCAAAAGCTAATAAAAATAAGACACAGGACAAAAAGAAGAAACCAAAAATGGGTGGAAAGGCCATTACAGAAGACTGTACATACtttcaaaacaaaatttgcaCAAATCACCCCAACCAAGCACAAGCAAAGGAAATATCGTGGACTCTGACATTGAAAGCGAAATTGAAGACGAAGATCCAGCTAACAACTGTTGTATATGCAAGAAGTTTTCACCGCCAGGATTGGATCAGTGTGATGAACTTGTGATCGTCAAATGGGCCCAGTGCACAGCGTGTGGTCATTGGTGCCATCTGCGATTTTGTTCACAGATCAGAGTAGTGCGCCGGCTATCTGATTTCTTCTGTCCGCATTGTGCTGAAAGAGAGTGTTAAATCTTTTGACAGTTACTGCATCTGTTAGGttgtttaaatagtatttttattaaattgttatggaTCAGTTAATTTCATTCCATcagtatttaatgtttataattgtttttgttgttgtgtaaATAGTAAGTGACTATCAAGTAATTATTGAGTTTATGCACAGCAATGACTTTTGCATatttgtcaataaaatcaattgtgAAGATATTTTGCAATAACTGTTTATTGACTTTTCTTGCATTAGCTTTATTAACAGAATTTTGCTGTTTTAATTCTTAATTATTGATCAActaatttgtttatcatttaaaattatttattgttatagaaaataaaattgcatatgtatttcaataaaattttatgattattgtttgaaataaattagttataaaacacacacacacacacacacacacacacacacacacacacacacacacacacacacacacacacacacacacacacacacacacacaataaaacactTACTTGGTTTGCATATAACATTCAATAAAGAATGTAAGCTGCAGTTTATATTGCATTAGTGTGTTTACAGCATGACATATTTGCTTACATacaacagccaatcagaatccacGACTCAATGAGAACGTATTTCCAAGATGGCCGCTTGACatgatgtaaacaaaacaaatagttaGACGTTTTTGTATTCGTTTAAATCAGCAAAAAGTATCCAAATTGATTAACAAAGGGTTATACTTGTGAAATTAAATCTTAATTGATTTGAACTCtttagttaataaaatattttaccgatttatACACAATTACCCACGACTTAACAAGGCAATAGCATATACCggtaatttgtcttgcctattttgtgttattgaccttatcgcaacatccgggcacttgcgtcagttagagttacatgccccttgacgacggtgaaaacaaaagcgctgtcgccattttatttgcattgaaatatttaacactgctcgcaattttcttaagttaaggcacatcttcgcgaccatttttagaataaaaatacccagaaatagaaattccttcataataaatttaatttaatgaacgaacacaaataaggatgaaaacaaacaaccaataaattttaaatatatgcaacatatagtagctgatttgaacctctatatttgttaccttattaccttgttacgtattaaataaattctcatgataaatgttattgtttttatttaattcacaccaatttcgacactttttgtttccgcatgttaggtatttgaatgcccctttcttcatcacaaaccgattatctcgttatgatcggatactgtccagacaaagaaaacacggtgtcataaagccagctggggacctatacttggggctctgcataaaccacatgtggtcattaaacacattttatgatacctctatgtcatctcttgtcatactgagcagtcatttaagccaaaataattgaatatacaaactttgctttataaaacacgttgacacctttaataaacattaaattaaattaaatgcaatatttttcatttgattgtttgcatcattcttaaaatcgtgtaagcttttgtattctggtgtttaaatgcccctttgttttgcataatccgattatctcgttttgatcaaatattgtccaaacttaactgacaaaaaggtgtcataaaccacactgggtggcccagacagtgtcatttaacacgatagatgccatcatgtctcctctttctggtagtattaagcagtcatttggatgaataattaacgccgatgtacttaacagttgcttaaattagatatgtgacatatggtcaaataaaaagttatgtccaatttagattatcagaaatttacactgtaaagatactagcccgattaatttattaaagtatttaataattataaaatttacgtaaaaaaacaagtaacgtatttagcgtgtatcagttaattaaaaagacgtcattccgtattaagatttaatgttacgacaataaacgatcgacatcataaaaaagaaattacgtttgacagcaacgggggtaaataatgtttgacaaacaaatatttatacagacatatgtgtgttaatttttataattgtcactcgtactcattacaatgaacacaactaaggctttcagtaagtcatgtaccagtttccctacgtattttacagcttcacattagcatgataaattgacatagtagaaatataatcataatgttcgaagatgaatgaaccctgaaaagaacgacaatactcattacatcaacatctacaaggatactcccattattacagaataaacgaatttacccggtgtctcagtgagaaagttaatcatgaatgtcgtcgtactcgatcatcggccacttggtcgggtcatccagcttgcaatttgtacggacattcattaagtccaattagttttattttctgatcatatcgggctttcgaaatgcaatctaacccttcataatagtcaaaagacattttaaacaccaattacaggacatttaattacctatcgacttcccaataggaatgcaattgacgaaatctcagcagaggtgctcaatcagcgtagtaaatcgaccgtatctagggcattgttttcaccgtcgctaagggactgccccttttgtgacgtcatcgcgataaggtcaat encodes:
- the LOC127855833 gene encoding uncharacterized protein LOC127855833; translated protein: MRQKQKQPIRLMKCKAYSREMMMSAYKAVKDDHLPVDRAAIMYGVPKQTLRDRVLNKVKISSRWGKDSLFTHEEEELLVSHLEGLAQVGYGINRSQLNILAGDLAVKLGRRLTDSKLSNNWYYAFLRRWTHRLKVIKPRGLSSTRAAAVTQENIDSYFRDLDAFLTKYSLKCKPHLIYNLDETGIQPEHRPSKVITGVSSSKTQAVTSPNTGTTTIVACVNAAGTALPPYYVFKGKRTNDDLLKNAAVGANYAMSDSGWVNGEVLMKYLEEHFLKFVQRGSGDISQPILLIYDGHASHVSIDIVNWAREHNVILFVLPPHSSHALQPLDITCFGPFKSIFHNECHLYMAKQRGRVITKYDIADLSGKAYLKSMTPATIQSGFRKAGISPFDPTKVPAEMIVPSKSFPKIIPELPIRTMKELLDEKLMETAPKAKLEKPKANKNKTQDKKKKPKMGGKAITEDCTYFQNKICTNHPNQAQAKEISWTLTLKAKLKTKIQLTTVVYARSFHRQDWISVMNL